One Deltaproteobacteria bacterium genomic region harbors:
- a CDS encoding GNAT family N-acetyltransferase: MDINIQKAIIQDKSILRNLLELCHHDYSEFNPKDVNEHGLFGYKYLDHYWIESGRYPFLVRVSGKLAGFVLVRDIDFFDNKVTHTVAEFFILRKFRRQGTGQKVAHRIFDMFPGRWGVEQEDVNLPAQAFWRKVIFRYTKGQFKEMEDKNWKGPIQEFNT; encoded by the coding sequence ATGGACATTAACATCCAGAAGGCCATCATCCAAGATAAGTCTATTCTTCGAAATTTGCTGGAACTGTGTCATCATGATTACAGCGAGTTTAATCCGAAGGACGTGAATGAGCATGGACTTTTTGGATACAAATATCTCGACCACTACTGGATCGAGTCCGGGCGTTATCCTTTCCTGGTGAGAGTATCTGGCAAGTTGGCTGGGTTCGTTCTTGTGCGGGATATTGATTTTTTTGATAATAAAGTCACCCACACCGTTGCCGAATTTTTTATTTTGAGGAAGTTTAGGCGCCAGGGGACAGGCCAAAAAGTGGCGCACCGTATCTTTGATATGTTCCCGGGCAGATGGGGGGTGGAGCAGGAGGACGTAAATCTTCCAGCGCAGGCCTTTTGGCGAAAGGTCATTTTCCGTTACACAAAGGGTCAGTTCAAGGAAATGGAGGATAAAAACTGGAAAGGTCCTATCCAGGAATTCAACACTTAG
- a CDS encoding pyridoxamine 5'-phosphate oxidase family protein: protein MRKKDQEITDKELIEAIIDKATVCRIAFSEKNIPYIIPVNFGHKDGCLYIHSAPEGKKIDMIKNNNNVCFEVDIDHELIKSDSPCHFSMKYQSVIGFGKAFFIEGLEEKKMALDLIVGHYSDGSREYPEKIVRHVTIIKVEIDHMTGKQSGFGPQQD from the coding sequence ATGCGAAAAAAAGACCAGGAGATTACAGATAAAGAATTGATAGAAGCCATAATAGATAAGGCCACTGTCTGCAGGATTGCCTTTTCTGAAAAAAATATTCCATATATTATCCCTGTAAATTTTGGCCATAAAGATGGCTGCTTGTATATTCATTCCGCCCCTGAAGGAAAAAAGATTGACATGATAAAAAATAATAATAATGTCTGCTTTGAGGTGGATATCGATCATGAACTGATAAAATCAGATAGCCCGTGTCATTTTTCAATGAAATATCAGAGCGTTATTGGCTTTGGCAAGGCCTTTTTTATTGAAGGCCTCGAAGAAAAGAAAATGGCCTTAGATCTTATCGTCGGCCACTATTCAGACGGATCACGTGAATATCCTGAAAAAATCGTCAGACATGTAACCATTATTAAAGTTGAAATAGATCATATGACCGGGAAGCAGTCAGGATTTGGGCCCCAACAGGATTAA